In Maridesulfovibrio sp., a single genomic region encodes these proteins:
- the gpmI gene encoding 2,3-bisphosphoglycerate-independent phosphoglycerate mutase has translation MSQQPVAPTLLLILDGWGIAPAGKGNAVTLADTPVLDGLLADCPNTRLKCSGRAVGLPDGFMGNSEVGHTNIGAGRVVYQDMTRIDIAIEKSELAADPAIAGLMDKVKAGSGRLHYMGLLSDGGVHSHINHLFALIEVARDAGVPEIYVHAFMDGRDTSPTSGKDYMRQLQDRMSAIGAGKVASISGRYYSMDRDKHYERNELSYKALVLGEGGEISDPVKGIEEAYAVGETDEFIKPRLVAGVDGLIKDGDGVFFFNFRADRARQLCRVLAFSDFTEFDRPKVPALCGFVTMTQYEGDFPFETAFPPLSIVNPIGEVVSGKGLKQLRIAETEKYAHVTYFMNGGREEPFPNEDRILVPSPREVATYDQKPQMSAEEVTDKLIAALPEYPMCICNLANLDMVGHSGIIPAAIKACETVDRCVGRIVEAVAKLGGSVFLTADHGNAEEMIDANGGPQTAHSLNKVPLVFIGESFKGTTPVEGALCDIAPTILSHMGIEIPAEMTGKNLLENS, from the coding sequence ATGTCGCAACAACCCGTAGCCCCGACACTGCTGCTGATTCTTGATGGTTGGGGTATTGCTCCCGCAGGTAAAGGAAACGCCGTAACTCTGGCCGACACGCCCGTTCTTGACGGACTGCTGGCCGATTGTCCGAATACCCGGCTCAAATGCTCCGGCAGGGCGGTGGGTCTTCCGGACGGCTTCATGGGCAACTCGGAAGTCGGGCATACCAACATCGGAGCCGGGCGCGTTGTATATCAGGACATGACCCGTATCGACATCGCCATTGAAAAATCGGAACTGGCGGCTGATCCTGCCATTGCCGGTCTTATGGATAAAGTAAAGGCCGGCAGCGGACGGCTGCATTATATGGGGCTTCTCTCCGACGGCGGGGTGCACTCCCACATCAATCACCTGTTCGCGCTGATCGAGGTGGCCAGGGATGCCGGGGTGCCGGAGATTTACGTGCACGCCTTCATGGACGGGCGCGATACTTCGCCGACAAGCGGAAAGGATTACATGCGCCAGTTGCAGGACAGGATGTCCGCGATCGGAGCAGGGAAGGTCGCTTCCATTTCCGGCCGTTATTACTCCATGGACCGCGACAAGCATTACGAGCGCAATGAACTTTCCTACAAGGCGCTGGTGCTTGGTGAAGGCGGCGAGATTTCCGATCCGGTCAAAGGCATTGAAGAGGCTTACGCCGTCGGGGAAACCGACGAGTTCATAAAACCTCGTCTGGTTGCCGGTGTCGACGGGCTGATCAAGGACGGGGACGGTGTTTTCTTCTTCAACTTCCGTGCGGATCGTGCCCGCCAGTTGTGCCGGGTTCTTGCTTTCAGCGATTTTACAGAATTTGATCGCCCGAAGGTTCCCGCTCTGTGCGGTTTCGTGACCATGACTCAGTATGAGGGCGATTTTCCTTTTGAAACAGCGTTTCCTCCGCTATCCATAGTCAATCCCATCGGTGAAGTGGTTTCCGGAAAAGGCTTGAAGCAGCTGCGCATTGCCGAAACCGAGAAATATGCCCACGTGACCTACTTCATGAACGGCGGGCGCGAGGAACCTTTCCCCAATGAGGACAGGATTCTGGTCCCGTCTCCGCGTGAGGTGGCCACCTATGACCAGAAACCCCAGATGAGTGCCGAAGAGGTGACTGATAAACTCATAGCCGCTCTTCCGGAATATCCCATGTGCATCTGCAACCTCGCCAATCTGGATATGGTCGGCCATTCCGGCATAATTCCGGCTGCGATCAAGGCCTGTGAAACAGTTGATCGCTGCGTGGGCAGGATAGTGGAAGCTGTTGCAAAACTCGGTGGTTCGGTTTTTCTTACCGCCGACCACGGCAATGCCGAGGAAATGATTGATGCCAACGGCGGTCCGCAGACTGCGCACAGCCTCAACAAGGTTCCTCTGGTATTTATCGGAGAATCCTTCAAGGGGACAACTCCTGTTGAAGGAGCCCTCTGCGATATAGCCCCGACCATTCTGTCCCACATGGGAATAGAGATTCCCGCAGAAATGACCGGTAAAAATCTGTTGGAGAACAGTTAA
- a CDS encoding pseudouridine synthase, producing MAEKTTVRLNKFIASAGIASRRGADELVQQGKVTVNGTLADSPGIQVDPDHDKVEVNGTLVKNDSSSGDVYIILHKPVEVVTTAKDPQGRKTVMDLLPPELIRKRVFSVGRLDFYSEGLLLLTTDGELCNRMTHPSWHLPKVYRVTIRGSLSQNEISIMKAGMCLENGELLAPVKISKAAEVGDTTTYEMVLIQGVNRQIRRMFGDFDKTILRLQRVRQGRLELGGLKRGKWRELSKKELAELKQDLKMK from the coding sequence ATGGCAGAAAAAACAACCGTCCGTCTAAACAAATTCATAGCCTCGGCAGGAATCGCTTCCCGCAGGGGAGCGGATGAACTGGTCCAGCAGGGAAAAGTAACCGTTAACGGAACATTGGCTGATTCCCCGGGAATACAGGTGGATCCCGACCATGACAAGGTCGAGGTCAACGGCACTTTGGTCAAGAACGACAGCAGCTCAGGAGACGTTTACATCATCCTGCATAAGCCGGTTGAGGTCGTTACCACTGCCAAAGACCCTCAGGGACGCAAGACTGTCATGGACCTGCTCCCGCCGGAACTGATCAGGAAAAGAGTCTTTTCGGTCGGCAGACTGGATTTCTATTCGGAAGGGCTGCTTCTGCTCACAACGGACGGCGAACTCTGCAACCGGATGACTCACCCTTCCTGGCACCTTCCCAAAGTCTACCGCGTGACAATACGAGGTAGCCTGAGCCAGAATGAAATATCGATCATGAAAGCCGGAATGTGCCTTGAAAACGGAGAACTCCTTGCTCCGGTAAAAATCAGCAAGGCTGCGGAAGTCGGGGACACCACAACTTACGAGATGGTTCTGATCCAGGGCGTAAACCGCCAGATCCGGCGCATGTTCGGGGATTTTGATAAAACCATCCTGCGGCTGCAAAGGGTTCGTCAGGGTCGCCTTGAACTCGGCGGACTGAAACGCGGCAAATGGCGGGAACTAAGCAAAAAAGAACTCGCCGAACTGAAACAGGACCTGAAGATGAAATAA
- the yedF gene encoding sulfurtransferase-like selenium metabolism protein YedF, with translation MSVKLDCKGLPCPQPVLKCKNAIESEHPDSIEVTVDNEAARQNVSRFMGTKGYEVESVQDGALFIVSGKLSGSADTPAECEECVIMSDEELSKIGSKTLVFIDSEFLGKGDDELGGKLMFNFIATLSELGEDLWRIIMVNGAVKLAAEGNPCLEKLQELEKSGVSILVCGTCLDHFNLLEQKQVGETTNMLDVVTSLQLASKVIKA, from the coding sequence ATGTCAGTAAAACTCGATTGCAAGGGGCTGCCCTGTCCGCAGCCGGTGCTAAAATGCAAGAATGCAATAGAATCCGAACACCCTGATTCCATAGAAGTCACAGTTGATAACGAAGCGGCCAGACAAAATGTTTCCCGCTTTATGGGAACCAAAGGCTACGAAGTTGAATCCGTACAGGACGGAGCCCTGTTCATTGTCAGCGGCAAGCTGTCGGGTTCTGCGGATACTCCCGCAGAATGCGAAGAATGCGTCATAATGAGTGACGAAGAACTTTCGAAAATCGGCAGCAAGACCCTGGTCTTCATCGACAGTGAGTTTCTGGGAAAAGGCGATGACGAACTCGGCGGCAAACTGATGTTCAATTTTATCGCAACCCTTTCGGAGCTGGGCGAAGACCTGTGGCGAATCATCATGGTCAACGGCGCGGTTAAACTGGCAGCCGAAGGCAACCCCTGCCTTGAAAAACTGCAGGAACTGGAAAAATCCGGTGTATCCATTCTTGTCTGCGGCACCTGTCTCGACCACTTCAACCTGCTTGAACAAAAACAGGTCGGTGAAACCACAAACATGCTCGACGTTGTCACTTCCCTCCAGCTTGCCAGCAAAGTAATTAAAGCTTAA
- a CDS encoding ABC transporter transmembrane domain-containing protein gives MWRCLSYFSPYKFRIFIAFVSMAVVAAATAATAYLIQPAMDDIFINKDREALMIVPVAFVLVMLIKGVFRFLQTYLMNTAGLLVLEKLRNDLFEKIICLPMGFFEESQVGMLMSRILNDVMEIRQSLPSFIMMIREVVTIIGLIGLVFYRDPYLAFFAVLVLPLAIFPFFYFGRKLRKLGRKNQVKISDINALLQESFSGVKVIKAFANEKRESGRFEEENGRLVKIAIKQVLHSELSSRVMEIVGAFGIGLVLWYGGKEVIEGHSTPGTFFSFIAALIMLYEPVKKINNANLTIQRAFAGAERVFEILDSEEINTEKGGNLELELPFRSLEINNLTFKYPSSEQPVLEDINLVVNAGQKVAIVGHSGSGKTTLVNLIPRFYDSRNGSITLNGKPLNEYSLKSLRLNIGMVSQDTFLFNATVRENIAYVDSSSSFESVKKAADTAFAHDFIEKLPEGYETMVGERGVRLSGGQKQRLTIARALLKNPSLLILDEATSALDTEAERIVQLALENLMKDRTSIVIAHRLSTVLSADMILVMEKGRIVDRGTHRELLETSSLYQKLYNMQFQDTQK, from the coding sequence ATGTGGAGATGTCTGTCTTATTTCTCTCCCTACAAGTTCAGGATATTCATAGCATTTGTTTCCATGGCGGTTGTTGCAGCCGCTACGGCCGCCACAGCATATCTGATTCAGCCCGCCATGGACGATATTTTTATAAACAAGGATCGTGAAGCATTGATGATCGTGCCGGTAGCCTTTGTGCTGGTTATGCTTATCAAGGGTGTATTCAGGTTTTTACAGACTTATCTCATGAATACCGCCGGGTTGCTGGTTCTGGAAAAATTGCGCAACGATCTGTTCGAAAAGATCATCTGTCTGCCCATGGGCTTTTTCGAAGAAAGCCAGGTCGGCATGCTTATGTCCAGAATTCTAAACGATGTCATGGAAATTCGGCAGAGCCTTCCTTCGTTCATCATGATGATCAGGGAGGTTGTGACCATTATCGGGCTGATCGGGCTGGTTTTTTACCGCGATCCGTATCTGGCCTTTTTTGCGGTTCTGGTTCTGCCACTGGCTATTTTTCCGTTTTTTTATTTCGGCAGAAAACTGCGCAAGCTCGGGCGCAAGAATCAGGTCAAAATTTCAGATATAAACGCGCTTTTGCAGGAGTCTTTCAGCGGTGTAAAGGTCATCAAGGCCTTTGCCAACGAGAAGCGTGAATCCGGGCGGTTCGAAGAAGAAAACGGTCGTCTGGTGAAGATTGCCATAAAGCAGGTGCTGCATTCGGAACTGTCCTCACGGGTGATGGAAATAGTCGGAGCCTTCGGTATCGGGTTGGTGCTCTGGTACGGCGGTAAGGAAGTCATTGAAGGGCATTCCACTCCGGGTACCTTCTTTTCGTTTATCGCCGCACTGATCATGCTGTATGAGCCGGTCAAGAAAATCAATAACGCCAACCTGACCATTCAGCGTGCTTTTGCCGGTGCGGAGAGGGTTTTCGAAATTCTTGATTCAGAGGAGATAAATACCGAAAAGGGCGGAAACCTTGAGCTTGAACTTCCCTTCCGCAGCCTTGAGATCAACAACCTTACATTCAAATATCCTTCTTCGGAACAGCCGGTCCTTGAGGACATCAACCTTGTGGTGAACGCAGGCCAGAAGGTGGCAATTGTCGGTCACAGCGGATCGGGCAAGACAACTCTGGTCAACCTCATTCCCAGATTTTACGACAGCCGGAATGGCAGCATAACTCTTAACGGAAAACCTCTGAACGAGTATTCGCTTAAGTCGTTGCGCTTGAATATAGGAATGGTTTCACAGGATACGTTTCTGTTCAATGCCACTGTGCGTGAGAACATCGCCTATGTTGACAGCAGTTCTTCATTTGAAAGTGTAAAGAAGGCCGCAGACACAGCCTTTGCACACGATTTCATAGAAAAGCTGCCCGAAGGTTATGAGACAATGGTCGGGGAGCGCGGAGTAAGGCTTTCCGGCGGTCAGAAGCAACGTCTGACCATTGCGCGGGCACTGCTCAAGAACCCCTCGCTCCTTATTCTGGATGAAGCCACAAGTGCTCTGGATACCGAAGCAGAAAGGATCGTGCAACTGGCCCTCGAAAACCTGATGAAGGACCGCACCAGCATAGTCATTGCTCACAGGCTTTCTACCGTTCTTTCCGCCGATATGATTCTGGTTATGGAAAAAGGACGTATCGTGGATAGAGGTACTCATCGGGAACTGCTCGAAACATCGAGTTTATACCAGAAACTTTACAACATGCAGTTTCAGGATACCCAGAAGTAA
- a CDS encoding lysophospholipid acyltransferase family protein, with protein sequence MKIRIDPGKLAAPAAFLYRCWVKSMRFEVRGYENITGLVDKKHPVMLALWHNELFSLIGLGYLKKLPLVTMASDSKDGQIITDVLERIGYEVARGSSTRGGLKAMLGVARIMRRDGKIGAITMDGPKGPRHKVKPGILAIAQKTGAAIIPMRAMPSAPFVFSRSWDRFELPKPFFRCRVNLGVPFYVTDSKLDDEVLESEAARLERVMESMAS encoded by the coding sequence ATGAAGATCAGGATCGACCCCGGAAAACTGGCGGCACCGGCCGCTTTTCTGTATCGCTGCTGGGTGAAGTCCATGCGTTTTGAAGTGCGGGGATATGAAAATATCACCGGGCTTGTGGACAAAAAACATCCGGTCATGCTGGCCTTGTGGCACAACGAGTTGTTCAGCCTGATAGGTCTCGGATACCTCAAGAAACTGCCGCTGGTAACCATGGCCAGCGACAGCAAGGACGGTCAGATCATTACTGATGTTCTGGAAAGAATAGGCTACGAAGTAGCGCGCGGTTCCTCCACCAGAGGCGGTTTGAAGGCCATGCTCGGTGTTGCCCGCATCATGCGCCGGGACGGGAAAATCGGAGCCATTACCATGGACGGTCCGAAAGGACCGAGGCATAAGGTCAAGCCCGGAATTCTGGCTATAGCCCAGAAAACCGGGGCCGCCATTATCCCCATGCGGGCCATGCCGTCTGCTCCGTTTGTCTTCAGTCGTTCCTGGGATCGTTTTGAGCTTCCTAAACCGTTCTTTCGCTGCAGGGTCAATCTTGGGGTTCCATTTTATGTAACCGACAGCAAACTTGATGACGAAGTGCTGGAAAGTGAAGCCGCACGGCTGGAGCGGGTTATGGAGAGCATGGCTTCCTGA
- a CDS encoding methyl-accepting chemotaxis protein has product MSLKLKLITFCVAIGLIPLIIVGSFSVELASDALSAQAFGQLESVRDSKDKNLHDLVEKWFNEVTLFSNVKEIYNTIGLIGEYVMDNEIPGKRLDVDSDEYKELHGYASAPFKPFVTTLGYDDALLINDYGRVLYTFKKGNDLGADLKKGKYKNSSLARAFRKAVKGEVVFADFEPYAPLNNEPAAFVCAPVHSHAGDIQGVVALRIPLKEINSIMTLRSGMGKTGESYLVGADFLMRSDSELYPLFRSVKTSFSNPKKGMVKSQAVQLALEGKTGTAIMPGKDGEKMLTAYTPIQIGKARWALISEIKEQEAFLAVSSLRLAALIISALTAIIVVVTTLFFLNKAIIRPIRNIEEFVSSIAAGDFKAELQGKFKSEIKKLADGIQVMVGELKNKLGFSQGMLDGMTVPCLISDTDAKISYLNEALCELLESGTSCQNWVGRPVKELLQAPPGQRGILTTCLEDKVPVLNVERRWKTLKGNYRDVRIDAAPLYDLDGQLIGGFAIVMDLTGIKANEAKISDQNRVMVEITEKARTISRYLTNGASEIEAKVEQVSDNTHRQFDRIESSSQAITEMNQSLMHSAANAETAARQALDTRAKAENGMETMTETSIAINQLQSLSDVVKENMSTLGKHSESIGGIIGVINDIADQTNLLALNAAIEAARAGEAGRGFAVVADEVRKLAEKTMQSTREVESAIKSIQSSAKANIENTDMTVQAVEHASGLVRQSVGAFKEISEMSGDTAAEIQRIADATDHQSSAHDQIHSSVEDLKMLAGNTRDDMRDSADSITSLARTAQELEKLIETLSSAGGL; this is encoded by the coding sequence ATGTCGCTAAAATTAAAATTGATCACGTTCTGTGTTGCAATAGGTTTGATCCCGCTGATCATAGTGGGATCATTCAGTGTAGAGCTTGCCTCAGACGCTCTTTCCGCCCAGGCTTTCGGACAGTTGGAATCCGTGCGGGACTCAAAAGACAAAAACCTGCATGACCTGGTAGAAAAATGGTTCAATGAAGTAACCCTGTTTTCAAACGTCAAGGAAATATACAATACAATCGGGCTGATCGGTGAATATGTCATGGATAATGAAATTCCCGGAAAAAGACTTGATGTGGACTCCGATGAGTACAAAGAACTGCACGGTTACGCTTCCGCTCCCTTCAAACCGTTCGTCACAACGTTGGGATATGATGATGCACTGCTCATAAATGATTATGGAAGGGTTCTTTATACATTTAAAAAAGGAAATGATCTCGGAGCGGACCTCAAAAAAGGAAAATATAAAAACTCCAGTCTGGCAAGAGCCTTCAGAAAAGCGGTGAAGGGAGAAGTTGTCTTTGCCGATTTCGAGCCCTACGCACCCCTGAACAATGAACCGGCAGCATTCGTATGCGCCCCTGTTCATTCTCACGCCGGGGATATTCAGGGGGTCGTTGCCCTGCGCATTCCATTGAAGGAAATAAATTCCATCATGACTCTCAGAAGCGGCATGGGCAAAACAGGCGAATCATATCTTGTCGGTGCGGATTTTCTTATGCGTTCGGACTCCGAGCTCTACCCGCTTTTCCGTTCCGTAAAAACCTCCTTTTCAAATCCAAAGAAAGGAATGGTCAAATCCCAGGCAGTACAGTTGGCCCTGGAGGGTAAAACCGGCACAGCGATTATGCCGGGTAAAGACGGCGAAAAAATGCTCACAGCATACACGCCGATTCAAATCGGAAAAGCAAGATGGGCCTTGATCTCGGAAATCAAAGAACAGGAGGCCTTTCTGGCTGTCAGCAGCCTCAGGCTTGCCGCATTGATAATTTCAGCATTGACCGCAATAATAGTTGTTGTCACCACCCTGTTTTTCCTTAACAAAGCCATAATCAGGCCTATCAGGAACATAGAAGAATTTGTCAGCAGCATTGCCGCAGGCGACTTCAAGGCCGAACTGCAGGGTAAATTCAAAAGTGAAATAAAAAAACTTGCAGACGGGATACAGGTCATGGTCGGAGAGCTCAAAAACAAACTGGGGTTCTCTCAGGGAATGCTGGACGGCATGACTGTCCCGTGCCTTATTTCCGATACCGATGCCAAAATATCCTATCTCAACGAAGCGCTCTGCGAACTGCTTGAAAGCGGAACTTCCTGTCAGAACTGGGTGGGCAGACCGGTCAAGGAACTGCTGCAGGCCCCTCCGGGGCAGCGTGGAATCCTGACCACATGTCTGGAAGATAAAGTCCCGGTTTTAAATGTGGAACGGCGCTGGAAAACCCTCAAAGGCAATTACAGGGATGTCCGCATAGACGCGGCCCCCTTGTACGATCTTGACGGACAACTGATCGGCGGATTCGCCATAGTTATGGACCTGACCGGCATAAAAGCCAATGAAGCCAAAATAAGCGATCAGAACAGGGTCATGGTGGAAATAACGGAAAAGGCAAGGACCATCTCCCGTTACCTTACCAACGGAGCCTCGGAAATAGAAGCCAAAGTGGAACAGGTTTCAGACAATACCCACCGTCAGTTCGACCGCATTGAATCATCGTCCCAGGCCATTACGGAAATGAACCAGAGCCTCATGCATTCTGCTGCCAATGCCGAAACAGCGGCCAGACAGGCTCTGGACACCCGTGCCAAGGCAGAAAACGGAATGGAAACAATGACGGAAACCAGCATTGCCATAAACCAGCTGCAATCGCTCTCGGACGTGGTCAAGGAAAACATGAGCACGCTCGGAAAGCACAGCGAGTCTATCGGCGGCATAATCGGGGTTATCAACGACATTGCGGACCAGACCAACCTGCTGGCGCTCAATGCCGCAATTGAAGCCGCCCGAGCCGGAGAAGCAGGACGCGGATTCGCCGTTGTTGCGGACGAAGTGCGCAAATTGGCCGAGAAAACCATGCAGTCAACCCGGGAAGTGGAAAGTGCAATCAAAAGCATCCAGAGTTCTGCCAAAGCCAACATAGAAAATACGGACATGACGGTTCAGGCGGTTGAACACGCCAGCGGACTTGTGCGGCAGTCGGTAGGAGCCTTCAAGGAAATCTCGGAAATGTCGGGAGATACCGCGGCTGAAATTCAGCGCATAGCAGATGCAACAGACCATCAGTCCTCTGCTCATGATCAGATTCACTCATCAGTCGAAGACCTGAAAATGCTGGCAGGCAACACAAGAGACGATATGCGCGACTCTGCGGACTCGATCACCAGTCTGGCAAGAACCGCACAGGAACTGGAAAAACTCATCGAAACCCTGAGCTCCGCCGGTGGACTGTAA
- a CDS encoding HD-GYP domain-containing protein, producing MNISNNLSEQDDEVNRSCRVSVTVHQFAESLGNAIDAKDPYTCSHSEEVAVISKHIGNSLGLGKERCELLHIAGHLHDIGKIGIPDSILQKKGRLTAEEFTLIQRHPQIGADIVAPVTLLPGIDVIAGSILHHHERFDGAGYPAGLKGEQIPFEARIIAVADTLSAMAGNRPYRQARSFSEIVTEIKNCSGSQFDPEVVSGFLGVAETVEDYLRKSSEAACEDSNYLLQAADSGAACRSTVSVPVHAFFQSTDS from the coding sequence TTGAATATATCTAACAATCTCAGCGAGCAGGATGACGAGGTAAATAGATCCTGCCGAGTCAGCGTAACTGTGCACCAGTTTGCTGAATCACTCGGCAACGCCATTGACGCCAAGGACCCGTATACCTGTTCTCATTCGGAAGAAGTGGCAGTAATTTCAAAGCATATTGGAAACAGTCTGGGGCTCGGAAAGGAGCGGTGCGAACTGCTGCACATTGCCGGGCACCTGCATGATATCGGAAAAATAGGAATTCCCGATTCAATTCTGCAAAAGAAAGGCAGGTTGACGGCGGAGGAGTTTACACTGATACAACGGCATCCGCAGATCGGAGCGGATATAGTTGCCCCGGTTACCTTGCTGCCGGGCATTGATGTTATTGCCGGGTCCATACTGCACCATCACGAGCGGTTTGACGGGGCCGGTTATCCTGCCGGGCTTAAAGGGGAACAGATCCCTTTTGAAGCAAGGATAATAGCTGTTGCGGATACTCTTTCCGCAATGGCCGGTAATCGTCCCTATCGTCAGGCCCGATCCTTTTCAGAAATTGTGACTGAAATAAAGAATTGTTCCGGTTCCCAGTTCGACCCGGAGGTGGTCAGCGGTTTTTTAGGTGTGGCGGAAACAGTGGAGGATTACCTCCGGAAAAGTTCGGAAGCAGCATGCGAAGATTCAAATTATCTTTTACAGGCCGCTGACAGCGGTGCCGCCTGCCGGTCAACGGTTTCTGTGCCTGTTCATGCGTTTTTCCAGAGCACGGACAGCTAG
- a CDS encoding amino acid ABC transporter permease: protein MRISPKRITSLDVLLLAAVMGGLFWIFTRLADGLTYNWNWFAIPGYIIMKNPGTGQWEPGLLTLGLIVTLRLSVWSILLALILGTLMGIWRVSTRPLLRMISGAYVGLIRNIPPLVLIFIFYYFLGDQIMQASGITDLSYTIDDSDFPLLTLLAGPAEQLPSFLSGVITMSLFEGAYITEIVRAGIESVEQGQWEASSALGFNRREQLLHIILPQAFSRSLPPLAGQFISTIKDSSIVSVISIQELTFSGQELMSATYRTFEIWTVVIIMYFLLTFPCSLAVRALEKRMNRHRNR from the coding sequence ATGCGCATTTCACCCAAAAGGATCACCTCCCTTGACGTGCTGCTTCTGGCAGCCGTCATGGGAGGATTATTCTGGATTTTCACCAGGCTTGCCGACGGCCTGACCTACAACTGGAACTGGTTCGCTATCCCCGGTTATATAATCATGAAAAATCCGGGAACAGGACAATGGGAACCGGGACTCCTTACCCTCGGCCTGATTGTAACCCTGCGCCTCTCCGTCTGGTCGATATTACTCGCCCTCATCCTCGGAACGCTCATGGGGATATGGAGGGTCAGCACCCGGCCGCTGCTGCGCATGATTTCAGGGGCCTATGTAGGACTGATCCGCAATATCCCGCCACTGGTGCTGATATTCATCTTCTACTATTTTCTGGGAGATCAGATCATGCAGGCGAGCGGCATTACAGACCTCTCCTATACAATTGACGACAGCGACTTTCCGTTGCTGACCCTGCTCGCCGGACCGGCGGAACAGCTTCCCTCCTTCCTGTCCGGAGTGATAACCATGTCGCTGTTTGAAGGGGCGTACATTACGGAAATAGTACGCGCAGGAATAGAATCAGTGGAACAAGGACAATGGGAGGCATCGTCCGCACTGGGGTTCAACCGCCGGGAACAACTGCTGCATATAATACTTCCACAGGCGTTTTCCCGCTCCCTTCCGCCGCTGGCAGGACAGTTCATATCCACCATCAAGGATTCGTCCATCGTATCTGTCATCTCAATTCAGGAACTTACCTTTTCCGGGCAGGAGCTGATGTCCGCCACATACAGAACATTCGAAATATGGACTGTAGTGATAATCATGTACTTCCTGCTGACTTTCCCGTGCTCCCTAGCTGTCCGTGCTCTGGAAAAACGCATGAACAGGCACAGAAACCGTTGA
- a CDS encoding transporter substrate-binding domain-containing protein, whose product MTLWRTVTIGITAMVMIMGLSSAVWAGDVRTSLSQESTLETVLKNKVLRVGFSTFKPWAMKGKNGEFIGFEIDVARRIATDMGVKIRFIPTKWDGIIPALLTGKFDIIIGGMGITPQRNLKVNFSDPYEFTGMSIVASRKVAPDKSDLKDFNNESVTVSVRLGTTAEKAAANFLPKAKLLKFSDESASIQELLNGKSACLVASNPLPENLVKKYPKQLYLPLQADFTKEPIGFAVRKGDPDFLNFLNNWIKVTNSEGWLEARFNYWFKTDEWKSLVE is encoded by the coding sequence ATGACTTTATGGAGAACAGTAACCATCGGCATAACAGCCATGGTCATGATCATGGGGCTTTCGTCCGCTGTCTGGGCAGGAGATGTAAGAACATCCCTTTCTCAGGAGAGTACCCTGGAAACGGTACTGAAAAACAAGGTTCTGAGAGTTGGATTCTCCACATTCAAACCATGGGCCATGAAGGGCAAGAACGGAGAATTCATTGGATTCGAAATAGACGTAGCCAGAAGAATTGCCACGGATATGGGCGTAAAAATACGTTTCATACCCACCAAATGGGATGGAATCATCCCCGCCCTGCTTACCGGTAAATTCGATATCATCATCGGCGGCATGGGAATCACCCCGCAGCGCAACCTCAAGGTAAACTTTTCCGATCCCTACGAATTTACAGGCATGTCCATTGTAGCCAGCAGAAAAGTGGCGCCGGACAAATCCGACCTGAAAGATTTCAACAATGAATCCGTTACGGTCTCGGTGCGGCTCGGCACCACAGCGGAAAAGGCCGCAGCCAACTTTCTGCCCAAGGCCAAACTGCTCAAATTCAGTGATGAATCCGCCTCCATTCAGGAACTGCTGAACGGCAAATCAGCCTGTCTGGTGGCTTCCAACCCCCTGCCTGAAAATCTGGTAAAAAAATACCCGAAGCAACTCTACCTGCCGCTTCAGGCTGATTTCACCAAGGAACCCATCGGCTTCGCCGTTCGCAAGGGCGACCCCGATTTCCTCAACTTCCTCAACAACTGGATAAAAGTAACCAATTCCGAAGGCTGGCTCGAAGCCCGCTTCAACTATTGGTTCAAAACCGATGAATGGAAATCTCTGGTGGAATAA